The region CGCCGGCGACTGGTCGACCAGCATGCGGCTCCCGGCGGGCGGCTTCCCGGAGGCCACGGTGACCTCGGACTCGCGCGGCGGCGTCGGCGTCATCTCCGGGGCCTCGTCGTGGCTGAGCCAGGCCACGCCGCCCGGCGAGATCTTCGGGTCCAGCCGCGACCAGCAGTACCTCAACCTGCGCCCGCAGGCCGATCGGCCGACGTCGCCGTCGACCACCACCTACACGTTCGAGCGCCCGACGCCGACGGGCGGCTGGGCCTTCGTGCTCGGCGACATCGACGCCGACCGCGCCGTCGTCACGGCGCTCGGCGCCGACGGCCGGCAGCTCGCCGGCGCGGAGCTCGGCTTCCAGGGCGGCTTCAACTACTGCACCGTCGCCGGCTCGCCGTCCTGCACGGGTGACCCGGCGGACGTGCCGGCCTGGGACCCGGCGACCGGCGAGCTGATCGGCAACCCCGCGGCGAACGACACGTCGGGCGCCGCCGGCTGGTTCCTCCCCACGACGCCGATCAAGACCCTGACCGTCCAGTTCTTCCAGCGCAGCGGCTTCCCCGTCTACCAGACCTGGTTCGCCTCGCTGGCGCGCGACATCTCCGGCACGGTCGAGGTGGTCGACGACGCCGGCGCGCCGCAGGGCGTCCTGCCCGGTGCCGGCCTCACCCTGTTCGGCCCGGACGGCACGGAGCTCGCGACGACGACGTCGGACGAGAGCGGCCAGTACGCCTTCCCCGGCTACACGGCCACGTCCGGCTACCGCGTCGAGCTGACCACCCTCCCGGAGGCCGACGACGAGCACCCGTTCGGGCTCGTGCCGTACGGCGACCGCGAGGTGGGCGAGATCGACCTCTCCGCCGAGGACGCCGCCGGCGTCGACCTCGCGGCCCGCGACATCGTCCCCGTCGCCGTGAGCGGCGCGGTCCTGACCGACGACGGCACGCCCGTCCCCGGCGCGACCGTCACCCTGACCCCGGTGGGCGGGGGGCCTGCGCTCACGGCCGTGACCAGCTCGACGGGCGAGTACCTGGTCGACGGCGTCGGCTGGGACACCGAGAACGACCAGCCCCAGCAGTACACGTTCGCTGTGAGCGACCTGCCCGACGGGTTCGCGGTCGCGACCTCGCCGGACGACGTCACCGTCGAGGTCGGCCAGGAGGAGGCCAGCACGGGCAACGACTTCGTCGTCCGGGCGCCCGCCTCGCTCTCCGGCACGGTGACGGCGGGCGGCGAGCCACTCGCGGGCGTCGTCGTCACGCGGGACGGCCCGGGCGGCCCGGTCAGCACGACGACGGGCGCCGACGGCGGCTACCTCTTCGAGGACGTGCCGCCGGGCGACCACACCGTGAGCATCGACGTGCCCGACGGGTACCGCGCCGACGGCCCGGACTCGCGGGACGTCACGGTCGGCGCCGACGACGTGACCGACGTCGACTTCGGCCTGTCCCACCCGGGCGCGATCGGCGGCACCGTGACCGACGACGCGGG is a window of Promicromonospora sukumoe DNA encoding:
- a CDS encoding MSCRAMM family protein gives rise to the protein MKRTPGGLGALATAVLVAFGAVIPTMSASAETTAGWADWDPLTGSAGDWSTSMRLPAGGFPEATVTSDSRGGVGVISGASSWLSQATPPGEIFGSSRDQQYLNLRPQADRPTSPSTTTYTFERPTPTGGWAFVLGDIDADRAVVTALGADGRQLAGAELGFQGGFNYCTVAGSPSCTGDPADVPAWDPATGELIGNPAANDTSGAAGWFLPTTPIKTLTVQFFQRSGFPVYQTWFASLARDISGTVEVVDDAGAPQGVLPGAGLTLFGPDGTELATTTSDESGQYAFPGYTATSGYRVELTTLPEADDEHPFGLVPYGDREVGEIDLSAEDAAGVDLAARDIVPVAVSGAVLTDDGTPVPGATVTLTPVGGGPALTAVTSSTGEYLVDGVGWDTENDQPQQYTFAVSDLPDGFAVATSPDDVTVEVGQEEASTGNDFVVRAPASLSGTVTAGGEPLAGVVVTRDGPGGPVSTTTGADGGYLFEDVPPGDHTVSIDVPDGYRADGPDSRDVTVGADDVTDVDFGLSHPGAIGGTVTDDAGAPVAGATVTVEGPDGPVTLVTDDVGGYFVGDLPPGDYTITLTVPDGYTAEATERTVTLTSAGESLLQEDFALVAEPAENLPAGGTVTHTEGAPVPGTEVTVTDGDGTTVGTATTDDEGAWRTELPPGSYTAVVHPGEGYVVEGEDTLAFEVVDEAVTGLDFVLANAAQAPSPAPGTDPSAGPEPDPAEPGDLAATGATVGSVALAAGVLIAVGVGMVRGSRRKS